The window CAGGTAACCAAGCTCCCAACATAAGCCAAGTGTACCTTTTCTTGAGCCTTGCTCCAGGCAGCTACAGGATCAGACTCGTAGCCTTTCTGTACCAGCATGCGGATCAGCTCGCGCTTGGATTTGTTTTCTATTGGGACACAATATGGCCAAGATGAAGCGGATTGAACATTTACATCTTTTCATCCCTCTCACCAATTGAAATTTTCCCTTCGATCTTCTCCAGAACAAAACGAGCTTGATTGGACAGTTTAGCCGCTTCGGCTCCCAGGCTACCCATCAACCAGTCCTTTCGAAGTTTGTAGTAGTGGAGGCGCagctcaaagaactccttgagAATGTCTTGGACAGAATCGTATCGCTTCAGACAACCCATGTGGTCAAAGAGAACCtgccgaaggggggggggggggggggatgcggaatgggaaaaaaccaaaaaaaaacactcagcgTCCACCGTTCCAAACGGATCCAACGCTTCGCTTCTTACTACCATCGAGTTGCAGGTGAGGCTGGACTGAAGCTTGAAAACTTTGTGGAGGCCGGCCGCCTCAGCCTGGGCTAGTTTTTCCTCAGCCATACGAACCACAAACTTCACGGTGGAATCTGTATGGTACTCTTTGTAATCGCTGATGAGCGACGGCGTTTTTTCCGTGCCCTGCAACATGGGCTCCAGCACAGATTCCTTGTAAGCCTGTTGTATGACAAAACGTTGAGTCGCTTGGTTCTTCATTTTCAAAGGGCAGCTTTTTATGCGCAGCTCAAGCCTACCTGCGTCCACGTTCGCACAGGAAGTTCTGTGATCTCGATGGTGTTCTTGTCGAGGACCGACACCTCTCCGCTAACCAGGTACTGGTTGGGACCCAGTTCGTCGATCAGCCCTTTGAAGTTTTTATATCTGGGAAGCTTTTAGGAAACGCATtttaagtgaaaaaaaaatcaacatattaaTGAAAACACAAACAACTGGCTCTTGAGCTGTCGCCGCGTATTTGAACGCCGTGAAATAACCAAGCGGCAACAGGCGAAGCGCAAAGtgtggaaggagggagggagggaggtagggagggacgGCCACAATTGAAATCACAAGTccaaacattttaaagttaagttaaagtcccaatgatagtcactcacacacacacacatctgggtgtggtgaaatttgtcctctgcatttaacccatccccgtgtgatttggatccatcccctgggggagagggcagcagtgagcagcagcggtgccaccgCGCTGGGGAATCGACACTTGATTTTCTCTTGCCACTTTACCATTGCGAGCGGGTCTTGGTGGTTCAGCATCCGACCGATGTTGTTGACAATCTCTCGGGGGTCGTAGTTGGGAATCTTACATGCCCAACCTGTTCCGATGCCCTCTGCGCCGTTGACCAGCACCATGGGAATGATGGGAATGTACCACTCTGGCTCCACCTTCTGGTTGTCATCATAAAGGAACTTCAGCAGGTTGGAGTCCACTGCTGGAAACAACAGCTTGGCAAGAGGACTGTAGGAAAGGATTTGTTCAATGTTTAGTCGTCATACGCCAACAAAAGACGAGGAGTCGGCTTCAAATGGAGCAGCAGCGCGACAAACATTTGGTCCAAAAACAGTCATCCTTAGATCCTTTTAAATATGGTGCGTCCATGAGGGATTGAATAAATGTCTGTTACCAAGCAACTAAAAGTAGGAGTAAAGCCTAGAGCGGTTGCAAGAAGAAGCTTTAGTCCGATTTTCTGCTTAGTTCGCCCTTCCTCGCAAAATAGACTAATGTTAGGTTTCGCACTGCACATCTGATGCTTGAAACTTCCAAAACAGACAAGGAATAAGACCAAAAGAAACAAGATTGAAGAGACACCACACCACATGAGCAAACGTGCATGGAAACGCCTTCAACTTTGCACACACATTGTGCTTGCGTGTAGTAAAAATGCCACAAGCCGAGCCTTAATTGGAGCGCAATACCAGTCTAACGTTGCCAATGAGCATCGATATCATCAACGGAACAAACGGCTTTACCTGAGCATGGTGAAGATATAACGAGGGCTGGCGGCGTCTTTGCCTCCATTGATGCGAGTGCCAAATTGACCGAGTGGCTGCAGGATGTTCACGTTGTTACTGCCCACAAAGTTTTGAGCCAAATTGACAATGGTCATCATGAGTGCttgctgaaaagaaaaatggcaaacTAAGTGACAATGTGACCCAAATCACATCTAGTTCTTATTTGCTCCAATGGCCAATTTCTGCCTGCTTGGCAAAAATACAGACAAGGTTTGACACAGTCTTTAATTTTGCTTGCCCATTGCTAGCATCATTTACAGTTGACAGTTTATGGCACCTCTCCATGATGATACGCTGACATCTCTGCAACTGAACCAGCCAGCTGTGCAACTTTCACCTCCCTCTTGTCATTCCTTTTTAAGCAAGTGAAAAGCACTTTTCTTTGGCCAGGCTTTAAGCCTAAATGACAAAAACGGGAGATAGTCAGCTTCCTTACAACAGACAAAACAGGAGTCAACACATCAAGATGAGAAAACCGTTAGAACGCAGAGCTGCGGCGGCCTACAGATATTCACTTCCTGAACAATTgtgggtggtttttttttgttgatgtttttgttttgaatccCATCAGATTGTATATTTGTGAGGTGCTTTCACAATATCTGCACGGCCTGCAAAGATAAGGACGGCTGCAAGCATAAACCTTCATGTCTGTGACTGAAATTCTTGCAGTGGAACTTTGTAACGTTGACAACTGTACTGCGCGCGCTAGAACCGCCGTCAATCAACTTTTGTCGGCACCAATACCAGAATAGGAAACGGGTTGTACAAACCATCGACCGAGGAAGGAATGGATCTCTCATTATCAGAGTTGGAGAACAGAATCAGCTCCTTGTTGATAAAGTCATTGTAGGACAGATGTCTGGCTTGCGTTCCATACAGGTATTGCTGAAATGTCACGTGAATGATCAAAGGCATGGACTAAAGTCGTAGTAtcgctttgtgtgtgcgtgcgtgcgtgcgcgcttgTGCTTTGGAAAGAACTGCTCCAAACGGCTTCCCATTTGGAAAACAAACATTCAAATTGCAGATACAGCCACATCAAAATGCCCCAAAACGGTCGAAACTTTCTCGCCTCCAAAATGTGCGTCAATGGGATGGATTCAATTCATTGGTTACAAATCCATTTTGTCAAACTTTCAATTTGATGGAATTGACTAACCTCAGGGAGACCGTGAATTCTTCTTTGCCGTCTGTCCTCCATGAAGTTGGTGAGCCACTCCTTCCTGTCATCCGTTTTCTTCTTACTGAAGGCCTGAAGAGAAAAACAAGCAGGATATTTCATTTGTCTGGAGGATACTTTCGATTGGAGTGTCGAAGCACCACTCAAGTTAGCTTGAACTCACTCACCAAGGTGATGGCAGCGTCATCCTCGGCACCATTGTATCGGAAAGTGATGCGATGCCTCTCCATTTCAGAAAAATATTCTTTGGCCTCTTTGCTTGTACTTGTACCCAAACCTACAACGTAGTACATTGACTCAATAAGAAGAACCACTTTGCCCGTCCGTTTCAACGCAGGAAATGTTGTGGAAAGAGCAAACCTTTGTAGTACTTGACATGCCAGCTTTTATAGTTGTCTGTCTGTTTCTTCCACTCGTTAAACTCGGGAATGCTGTAAAAGGCCAGCTCCTGCTTATTCTTGGAAACCTGCGCAAAATACAATCAGCGATAGTAAGCGTCGAACCTGGGCTTTGCTTTTGCCGTTTCGCTCGCTGCCAGTCATAGCAGTTGAGCATCCAGACAATGCGCAATCCTGCCTTACTTTGACAATGGGTGTGATAAATTCCTCCAGGAAGGTGTGTTTCAACAGGGACGGCCAATTGTGATGAAAGAAGTTGATGAGCAGACCTTTGATATGGGACCCATCTTGATCCTAAGAGAGACATGAAAGTGGGGAACTTGAACTggagtatacacacacacacactgcaagcAAGCGAAGAGAGTGCAGTGCCACCTGGTCAGTCATGATCATGATCTTGCCATAACGCAGACTCCTCAGGGACTCTGGGTCTTCGTAGCTCTTCTTGTATTGGAGTCCAACAATTTTGATGATGTTATTGATTTCAGCATTTTCCATGATCTGTGGTGAATATCAAATGAATCAATTCATGGTAGGCCCTAAAGATCAGCCATCAGCAGGGACTCTGCAGCAGTTGCTGCTCCGGCCCGAACAATGGGgcttgacagacagacagacagacagacagacagacagagacagacagacagagacagacagagacagacagacagacagacagacagacagacagacagacagacagacatcccCCCGCCACTACTAATGGGTGAACTTGAGAATGCCAAACTATGTACAGTCAAATATGTTGTCGCATACATACCTGTTTGTGGGTCGCTTCGCGTACATTGAGGATCTTCCCTCTCAGCGGAAATACCCCGTAGCGATCGCGTCCGATGACTCCGAGTCCGGAAACGGCGAGAGATTTTGCCGAATCCCCCTCAGTGAGGATGAGAGTACATTCTGAGGAGTGTTTACCACCTTGAAGACGGACGGTGAGGAAAAAGACAAGCATTGGCACACACATGTCCGACACACCATTAGGAATCCGGACAAGCATTGCTAAAGCAAtttggcaggcaggcgggcaggcactGACCGGCATCGTTGGCGTCGTCCAGCTTGGGGATGCCTTTGATTTTGCTGTGCTTGACAGATGAGCACTTCTTATTCAGCTGGGTCTGAGCTTTGAACTTGACCCAGTTGAGGATACTCTCAACAATGCCACAGTTGGTTGCCTGCGGATGACAGAGAACAGATCAAGTCAACCACGGCAGATGCTGAAAGCAATTTCAAACGCCACTTACAGCCTTGATAAACTTTTCAGACAGAAGGCATTTGGATCCAAAGCTTTTTGTCTGGAGggtcatgttttcttttgtctgGGAGTCAAAGCTTGGATTCTCGATGAGCGCGTTGACAAAAACCCAAACGTGGTTCTTGACCTGCAGAAAGCTTCCATGTCAATGAGGGTTCGTCACGCCATTTTGAAAGGATTCTTTTCTAAATCACCTGGAAAGGTTTGACAGACACTcctgccttgttttttttcttcaccactTCAATCAGCTTGGACACGATTTGATCCACCACGTAGTCAACGTGCCGACCGCCCTGGACAAAAACACCGGTGCCAAAAGCGTTGAGCATTCCTCCAAgaagtgtgtaagtgtgtgtgtgtgtgtgtgcaagaatGGCCCAAAATCAATGCACGCGACTACTTTCTCCACACCTTGGTGGTGGCAATGCTGTTGACAAAGCTGATTTGTTGGAATCCTTTCTCACTCATCGCAAGGCACACTTCCCATCGCTCGTTGACGCTTTCGTGCACCACCTTCAGGGCTACACCCGTTTCATCCAGTTTGTCTTTTACGTATAGATCCACGTAGCTGCGGAAGCCATTAACCTtgacagaggggggggggggggggggaaggcacATCCAATTTGCTCATTTTGCTGCTTGGCAAAAAGAAATCATTCTGTCAGATGACAAAAAGAGCATTTCTTGTTAAATGTGGTGATTATAGATATAGTGGCTACAGTCAACACCTAGATCGCATATAGAGTCTTTTTCTTACATCCCAAGTGTAATAGTGGTATTGCTGTGGTGGATAGAATAGGGACACTGAACAAAGTAACATTGGAGGTTTTGGATGAAACTTGGACAAATTCTCCACGGTTTCCTTTTCAAACTTGTACAAGCAAGCCACCTCTCAGCAGCTTGTATATATTGGCAAGCAAATGTGCAGGTAAATTTGACTTACAGGTAATTTTTTCCCATTCAGCGTGACTTTAACACCTTTGCAGGAGCCGGCAACATCATAAGCTCTGCGTGTAAGAAGAGCTACGGTATCCCTGTCCAGTTTGTCCATTTTGAACTTGGATAGGTCCGGCTGAAAAGCCACACAAGTGAAATCGTCTCCATCGAAGAACTTGATCTTGGGTTCTGAAGTCTTGCTCATGTTGTTCTGCCAAGTCTGCCACATGGGAACAATGCAGAAAGCaatgcttttttgggggggttctgCTTAATGTGCAGAAGCTACTGTATCATAGTTTGTGCATGTACACGACATTTTCCCCACCTGTTTGAAACTGTGTCTGTACTCCTTGCAAGCAGTTTCCACAGTGAATTTAGTACTGAAAATATTGCAAAGTTTGGCACCATAGCCGTTCCTCCCACCTgagagcaaacacacacaatgatATGCaacgagaggaagaggctgaacATTGGAATGAAAACTACTATTGAATGATGTGGAAATGACTTTGGCTGTGAACGTTACAGTATTATTGTACATAGATTAGGATTATTATGTGGCCTGAACGACCTTTGACTCATTTGCAGATTTGTTTTTGGCCTTGTGCCTCTACTCACCCGTAACCtttttttcatcatcatcatagttGCTGGAGGTGAGCAGGTGACCAAAAATGAGAGCCGGGACATACATTTTCTCGTCTTTGTGCTCCACCACTGGTATTCCTTTACCATTGTTCCATACAGAGATAGTGTTGGATTCACTGGTGGAAGTGGATTAGAAGATTCATGAGTGCAAGACAGCACGGAATAAAAATGTTCATGACTTTCAAACtgtgtggattaaaaaaaaaaaaaaaaccacttcaTAGGCTTTTTCGTACTTACGGGTCAATGTTGATCTTGATGGAACTCATGTTTTTATCCCTTTGTTTGTTATCTGCTGCATTGACTGGATAGGAAGAAACCGGCATGCTATTTTATCTGGCTGTGTCCTCAAAAAGACAAGTCTGTGACAAATAACGTCTCTAAAAGATCAATTCtttgaaaacaatttgcagTTTAAAGGGCCGGCGGTAAAACGAGCCCAACAGTGGCACTCACACCACCGTTcaaacgtttggggtcacttccaaATGTCCTTATTTCTAAAACAAAATGATCACGTATTGAATCGGAACTAAATTGTTGACTTACCAAGAATCTCGTCAAAAATTTTATATAGTCCAGGTACATAGGTTATTTCCCTCTGGTTTAGTCCAACCTCTTCATCAAACACCCACAGTagctgcgagagagagagagagaaagagagagagaaaaagagagagaaagagaaagagaaagagagagaaagagaaagtcTGCTTGGTGTTTTTTGTGGAGCAAATAACTTGTAAAAAATGATGGCCAGTCCATGTACAGCCAATATACACAAGGCTGTTTTGTTCACGCATCATTAATGGGACTTACCTGTGTGATGGGCTCCACGGAGCCAATGTACGTGTCGGGTCGAAGAAGAATGTGTTCAAGCTGGGTCTTCTTTTGGTATACTCTCTCGACGGACAGCTTGGACCCAATCCTATCGTTCTTGAGCCCCTCCATCTTGCCGTTTGCTGCCTCCTGAAAAGATTGAGAAAACGGttagcaaggaaggaaggaaggaaggaaggaaggaaggaaggaaggaaggaaggaaggaaggaagggctaGGAAACTATGAGGTGCATTACAATTCATACCAAGATATACAAAATGTGGCTCGAAAAAGACAAGTGCAAGTGCTCGGAACTTTAACAGCGTCACGGTCAAAGCGCTCATCCACTGTTTGCATTTTAGAGCAAATCATGTCACTTTTAAAATGCGATGCATCGAAACCAGGGGTCGGTAGTTTGTGGCCTTAATATGAATTTCATGTTGGTTTAGATATGAATAGTTGTGCGCGGTGCTAAATCATAAAATATTGTAttaatatgacttttttttaaagagacatATTTAAGTGCATGTTTAATTGAATCTTAAGGTAGGACAAAGCCTTAAAGTTCTGACATAGGAGATgaaattaatttcattttatgCTCAGTTGTGTTTGACATTTGGAGACTAATTCATGActcaagaggggggggggcgactcacGGTAGCTAACAAAAGGTTGGAAAACACTGCAGTCATGTATAATCACGTCACACAATTTTACCTATAAATTAAGTAGGAAAAGCACGTATGTTGATGTGATTTCAAAGAAAAATCCATTCCCTGTTGTCTTTTATTAGATGCTAGTGATATGTTGTGGATAGATCTATTTTCAGTTGTTACAACCGGCCTACTGTTGTCTAACCCATAAACCGAGATTCGACACTGATGCGTTTGCAAGCTGATTTACTGGAACAACATAGACATTGTATACGATGTATTTGAAAGCAATGCTTTTCGGGCGGGCGGTCGCCTTATTTACCTTCCAGGTAGCCGTCCCATCGCTCCCTGGTGCGCCGTAGGACATCTTCCTTTGTGATCCTCAAATtgaatgctgctgctgctgctgctgctgccaatcTTCAATGTACAGTGAGTGAGTGGTATTACAAAACACGTAGGTCTCAATACTTGCAAGATCTCGAAACGTAATTAAATCCCATGTTGTCGTTTCATTCCGTTTGGAGGGATACAAACATCCTAAATATGCAGAATCGTGTGTCTGCTATTGTTAGGAAACTCACAGCCATTCGAGGCCTACGTTTCCTACAAAGATGCtaacagtaaaaataataaagacaacAGCAAAACATGAAATAGGATTACCGTTAGGATAGCAAAACAAGGGTCGAAAGAATAAAACGGTAACGACGACTGACTCAGATGGCCACACAATATTTTTCAAGATAAATACGATTATTTGCTAAATGCAGCAttgaccgcccgcccgcccgcttccGCCATTTGGGAGCCAGACGACCAATCAGAATGAAGGAAGAGCAACCAATCAGCTGCGTTCTTCAAAGAAACGATGCAATTATGCTCATTCGCGCATGCAGTACATGCCTGTACAGGACCAAAGCTAAACGAAACACGGCACACATAGGCGGAGAAGTTCTCCAAGAACATTTATTAACACCATTTCTTACATTGTGTTAAGAGGCGTAAGTGAACCCGTGGTTAGCGCTCACTAACGGTATAGCTATGGCTTGAAATGCAAGTGCTAGTCATTTGTTGCCATTAACCTTGTCAGTACTGTTGATGATCAAATTCGGCTCTGCGTTAGAGGACTCAGGAAATATCTttcaaaaaatgaaacaaatataATACTCAGCTATAATGACATACTTTTTCATATTCATGCGTTTTGAAGGCAAATGATCATTTCAAACGGAGACTCTTCTGTCTCCTTCAGACTTTGTCTGAACAGCTGAGCGTGCTGCCATGAGACATTCCCTTCCCCACCGCTGAGCTGTGCAGTGACAGTAAACTCAGAGGCTCCGTTTAAACACTGGAAGGACTGCATGCTCCCATCTGAAAGTTTCAATGGAAGGGAAAACCAAGTCACATTGCGGTGTAACATTTCATCAAGTTCTATCTTATGCATACCTCCAGCAAACTCAGTCGCCGTCGTGCCCGATTGCAAGAGCCAGCTGACATTGCCAAAATGGAATGTTTGGCTGCAGGCCCTGATTGAGACAGACTTTACTGTTAATTTGGATGGAGCAAAGTCAAATTTCCAGCGTATCCGTCCTACAGAGGAGCCTTCCATTCGAGCAATATATACCTGCGGATATCAAGCATTTCTTAGTAGATAGAAGTTAATTAACAGTCATGTGTGCGTATTTTACCGTGATTTGTGGGAAAAGTCATTATTTAATGGTGGCACAACCATGTGAGTCATTGTgcttaacaataataatagcaTTGTATGAGTGCTTgatgcgggttttttttttttctttcaatttacaAAGTGAAGCAGTCAACATACCATGTGCCAGTCATCTTCCAGCTTCCTAAAGACAGACTCCTTCCGCCACACACATTGATCCCAGCAGTGGATGATCTCAAAGTCATTAGAGATGCGACAGTATTGGTCTTTAGCGGCATTGTACGACACGTGGATTAACTTGTCTCTCCTTTCTTTCTCGGTGGGCGTAAACACATAAGCGGCACCCTGAATGCACAGACACAATTGTTGACAAAAGAGTGAGgcctttttgtttcatttcagtaCCTGCTTGATATTCCCTGATTCTGCATGTCCTGTTTCTCCTCTCGCCATCCTCCAGCCAAGAGAGCCGGAGACGCGTCCTCCCAGTTCACCTTGTCTCGCTATTTTGGGGGAAATAAATTCCACAAGCTCGACAAGTAAGCGTCGTGTCAATTCTAATTTCCTGTCCGTACCGAGGGATCGCTGTCTCTGTAGTAAGAAAGCCACATTCAAATGGTTTGACATTACCATCGATACGGCACCGAGAAATGGTGAGGtgagggggtaaaaaaaaaagaacctcacCAAGGCGTTGAGCCCAATTATGGTGTGCAGCAGCCAAGTCTCCTCAACATTGGTCCTTCTTGACAAAACCTCTGGATGCTTGCAGGAATACCGCCACGTCACATCAACCACCTGCAACTCACAACAATTGGTGCTAGGAGTACTTATTCGCTCCATCGACTCATTTCCTTTTTTCCGCAAGGCCAAATGACTTTGGACTTGTATACCTCGGACTCGTCAGTTGCAGTCAGTCGCAGTCGGCGGGCACGTTCCGACAAACAACTCATTCACAATGCCATTCGTACTGATAGAATAGCAAGAGTGCAACATACCTGGTCTCGTGAGAAAGCCAGAATATAGGCCAGTTTCTTCCCCCAGCCGACCTCATAGAGTAAAGGTTGATCACAGACGTTCTCGCACGAATCACAGTGCAGCCAACGGCTCTGCGACACCGAGTAAACCTCTGTCCATACGTGATCTGAGAGAAGAGAGCCTTCATACGTAATTTGACTGGCAGAAAAATGTTCTGTTGCAATCAATGCTGTGCAGTTTGATGCGTGGTTTTTGCTTGACGATGAAGTACTTTTCATCCGAAAACTAGTGCAGACTTTTGTGGGGAGACAGCTCTTAactgctggctggccggctggctggctggcaggcagccaggcagccacgcaggcagccacgcaggcagccacgcaggccaATCCCGTACTGGTACTACTCTTTTACTAGGAAGTTTTAACACCTCCAGATTGTGGCTGCCATTTTAATAAGCAGGGACACTGCTGGTGATGTGTTCCTTTCCATGCCATTTCCAAATTTCGACCGGCTCGTACCTTTTGAGACCGCTGATGTAGGGGAAAACGTGATGTATAATACTTGAAATGATTGTGGTTCAGCTCAAGTTTGGGGAAACACTGCTCTAGGCAATGGACCTATTCAGAAAGCCAAGTGTACAATCGGGCTGGTGTCCAATCAACATACCTGTGCTGTCCCAGATGTACCTGGCTTCAAGGGAGAGAGCTCTGCAACACAGGGTAAAACAGTTGGCCCACTCCCCACAGCGCCCTCTCCTGGTTTGGAGAAGCTTCTCCGGGTTGTTATAGCTTGTGTTGATGGAGAGAGAATTCAAGGCAAATAAGCACAATCTCGATGTATGAATGGATGTACGTAATGTAGTCGAAAGGAGCGGAACAGACCGAGGGAATCTGGTGCTTAACTGGCACCTCTGACAGTAGTGGTTCTCCACTCTCTGGGCTCCCCAGCGTAGATCGTCGCCGGTAGGACCGAGCGACCCCCTATTCTGGGTGGGGCCTCCGCAACTGCTGCAGGGCAAACAGTCGACCCAGGAGAAGAAATGGGATTTGAACCAGCGAAGCAACTCCAGCACCACGAAGTCGTCTTTTCCTAGTTTACATTCTGCAAAAATGCCATGCAGGTCCAGCGCTTCCCAGTATTTCACAAAGCTTTATGCCATACTCTCTTTATTTGTACCTGTTTCAGCCTCTTGAGCTAACTTCAGCTTCTGATCAGCAGCCAAGGATAGCTGCGTGTAAGGAATGTAGCTCCTGGCTTTCTGCTGAATCTCGGGTTTTTCGTAGAGCAGCACATGTTGGAAGTTAGACTGAAGAGTCACAAAGAAGTTCTTTCCGCTCACCTGCCAAGCCAATATACAACATACGATAATAGTGAAGCGCTAAAAATTAACCACATCAAATGAGGCATTGAAATTGTGAAATGTATGCAATGTCTCCAAACTACAAAAGAACTAGAAACTTGTTTTAATCCGTAATCAAGCAGCCCTACTGCAAGtatgtcttttttctttgcttgacGGGTGTCCACATATTACCGTTAGTACTGGTCGTACAGGAAGTGCTGAGGCTTCTTGGCTCGCTGCCGGATGTTGCCCTCCAATCAGTCTCTGGTCTCTTTGAGCAGCTAGAGACTCCCTGATTACCTTCAGTTGGTCCAATGAGGAAGAGTTTGGGAATACCAAGTGTGTGTCAGactaaaatttaaaaacaagtcCCATCCTTAGTCATTGCCAACAGTTAGTTCCTCATTAAGAAGCAGTAAAACACTTCACCTCCTCAAAGCCCATCTCGAAGAGGCATTCCACAGCACCGTTGATCGGCAGGAGCTTGGTCGAAAAAGTCGGATTGCCTATACGGATTGATCGGTATTTTTCCACATTGGGGTTCCTGGTGAGAAAGATGATATTTAGTCACACAAAAGTTAGGATTGTAAATCTTCAACAAGGCTACACATACGAGAGAATTCATTATTTCAGCCCATGGGTTGTGGAATAGCTTGAGGTGAACAAATCTATTCCATTTGACACAATAGCAAAAGGAA of the Syngnathus typhle isolate RoL2023-S1 ecotype Sweden linkage group LG20, RoL_Styp_1.0, whole genome shotgun sequence genome contains:
- the ngly1 gene encoding peptide-N(4)-(N-acetyl-beta-glucosaminyl)asparagine amidase isoform X5, which encodes MALTPAVTLLCENSNEVFFDVCKLLLSYADNILRNPNVEKYRSIRIGNPTFSTKLLPINGAVECLFEMGFEESDTHLVFPNSSSLDQLKVIRESLAAQRDQRLIGGQHPAASQEASALPVRPVLTVSGKNFFVTLQSNFQHVLLYEKPEIQQKARSYIPYTQLSLAADQKLKLAQEAETECKLGKDDFVVLELLRWFKSHFFSWVDCLPCSSCGGPTQNRGSLGPTGDDLRWGAQRVENHYCQRCQLSTRFPRYNNPEKLLQTRRGRCGEWANCFTLCCRALSLEARYIWDSTDHVWTEVYSVSQSRWLHCDSCENVCDQPLLYEVGWGKKLAYILAFSRDQVVDVTWRYSCKHPEVLSRRTNVEETWLLHTIIGLNALRQRSLGTDRKLELTRRLLVELVEFISPKIARQGELGGRVSGSLGWRMARGETGHAESGNIKQGAAYVFTPTEKERRDKLIHVSYNAAKDQYCRISNDFEIIHCWDQCVWRKESVFRKLEDDWHMGLQPNIPFWQCQLALAIGHDGD